The following are from one region of the Silene latifolia isolate original U9 population chromosome 9, ASM4854445v1, whole genome shotgun sequence genome:
- the LOC141600005 gene encoding CBL-interacting serine/threonine-protein kinase 4-like, with protein MAAADADATPPPTADPTSPKTVLGRYQLGRVLGRGSFAKVYHARSLSDNKSVAIKVIDKLKTNPSIYPKIIGEVAAMRRLDHPNILRIHEVMATKHKIYMVMELAKGGDLFAKLTRRRDHRLPEPLARRYFHQLVSALHYCHRNGVAHRDVKPQNLLLDDQGNVKVADFGLSAIVQTPLNNSNHLLKTACGTPAFAAPEIVGRTRAGYDGSKADAWSCGVILFVLLSGYLPFDDANLVLMYRSMFKREFRFPSWLSKPARGLITRLLDPNPKTRLSIEGIMEDSWLKNQGMVYPRSVSLGDMASLEENKRSWSMESTSMNAFEIISMSSGLDLSGLLATGDFKGKREKRFTSRESKGVVVEKVAETGLKLGYEVERREKGFASGGGGGCSVWLGKGRLVLSVAVIEVAAEVVVVEVRVVDGGGLGLDQEELHWGELKIGLGDIVVSWHNE; from the coding sequence ATGGCTGCTGCTGATGCTGATGcgacaccaccaccaacagcAGATCCTACCTCCCCAAAAACCGTCTTAGGCCGATATCAACTTGGCCGCGTTTTAGGCCGTGGCAGCTTTGCCAAGGTCTACCACGCCCGCTCCCTCTCCGACAACAAATCCGTCGCTATTAAAGTCATCGACAAGCTCAAAACAAACCCCTCTATCTACCCTAAGATCATCGGCGAAGTCGCCGCCATGCGACGCCTTGATCACCCCAACATTCTCCGTATTCACGAGGTTATGGCCACCAAACACAAGATTTATATGGTTATGGAGCTTGCTAAAGGCGGCGATTTATTCGCTAAATTAACACGCCGTCGTGATCACCGCCTTCCCGAGCCACTCGCTCGCCGTTACTTTCACCAGCTTGTCTCCGCCCTTCATTACTGTCACCGCAATGGGGTTGCCCACCGCGATGTCAAGCCCCAGAATTTGTTGCTTGATGATCAAGGTAACGTTAAGGTCGCTGATTTCGGCCTTTCCGCCATTGTTCAAACCCCATTGAATAATTCCAATCATTTGTTGAAGACGGCTTGTGGGACTCCTGCTTTTGCGGCTCCCGAGATTGTCGGTCGCACCCGTGCTGGCTACGACGGCAGCAAGGCTGATGCCTGGTCTTGTGGGGTTATACTGTTTGTTCTCTTGTCAGGTTATTTACCCTTTGATGATGCTAATTTGGTGCTCATGTATAGGAGCATGTTTAAGAGGGAATTTAGGTTTCCGTCGTGGTTGTCCAAGCCCGCTCGGGGATTGATTACTCGGTTATTGGATCCCAACCCGAAAACCCGGTTGAGTATTGAGGGGATTATGGAAGATTCATGGCTTAAGAATCAAGGGATGGTGTACCCTAGGAGTGTGTCGTTAGGGGATATGGCGTCCTTGGAGGAAAACAAGAGGAGTTGGTCAATGGAGAGTACTAGTATGAATGCGTTTGAGATTATATCCATGTCGTCCGGGTTGGATTTGTCAGGGTTGTTGGCGACTGGGGATTTTAAGGGGAAGAGGGAGAAGCGCTTTACGTCGAGGGAGTCCAAGGGAGTGGTGGTGGAGAAGGTGGCGGAGACAGGACTCAAGTTGGGGTACGAGGTGGAGAGGAGAGAAAAAGGGTTTGCTTCTGGAGGTGGTGGGGGCTGTAGTGTTTGGTTGGGTAAAGGGAGATTAGTTTTATCGGTGGCCGTGATTGAGGTGGCGGCTGAGGTAGTTGTGGTCGAAGTTAGAGTGGTTGATGGTGGCGGTCTTGGGTTGGACCAAGAAGAGCTTCATTGGGGAGAGCTCAAAATTGGTCTTGGTGATATTGTTGTGTCATGGCATAATGAATGA
- the LOC141601467 gene encoding uncharacterized protein LOC141601467 codes for MGNQAWQDLFGDYIAHFHPEGIFDHCPCTIVNRKADFGGRRSFKYFNMWGQSDQFLGSVQSVWSKYYPGTPMFTIVKKLKMLKPVLKQLNKHCFSDIENSTNITSDLLVHIQKQLVDNPGNLDLMQQEMEIHQDLKELIKARDSFLTQKAKLQWSLEGDINTSYFHRAIKKRAMLNKVLMIEDINGVICTEGSQIQEAFLSYYKDLLGTSHETIDVNVKLVQRGKCCTQEHCDILSRPVTDTEIRKCILSIPKDKSPGPDGYTSQFYKDAWAVVGSDICHAVKDFFEHGKMLQQINSTSNSYSQN; via the coding sequence ATGGGGAATCAGGCATGGCAGGACCTGTTTGGTGATTATATTGCCCACTTTCACCCAGAAGGAATTTTTGATCATTGTCCTTGCACTATTGTGAATAGAAAAGCTGATTTTGGTGGTAGACGAAGTttcaagtattttaatatgtgggggcAGTCTGATCAGTTCCTGGGCAGTGTTCAATCTGTTTGGAGTAAGTATTACCCAGGGACACCTATGTTTACCATTGTCAAGAAGTTAAAGATGCTGAAACCAGTGTTGAAACAACTGAATAAACACTGTTTTTCTGATATTGAAAATAGTACAAATATCACTAGTGATTTGCTGGTACACATTCAGAAGCAATTAGTGGATAATCCAGGCAATCTGGACCTGATGCAGCAGGAAATGGAGATTCATCAGGATTTGAAAGAGCTTATCAAAGCTAGAGATAGCTTCCTTACTCAGAAAGCTAAACTTCAATGGTCTTTGGAAGGGGACATTAATACTTCTTATTTCCATAGGGCCATTAAGAAAAGAGCAATGTTGAATAAAGTGTTGATGATTGAGGATATTAATGGGGTGATTTGCACTGAGGGGTCTCAGATTCAAGAAGCTTTTCTGTCTTATTACAAGGATCTCTTGGGAACAAGCCATGAGACTATTGATGTGAATGTTAAACTGGTGCAAAGAGGCAAGTGCTGCACCCAGGAGCACTGTGATATTCTTTCCAGACCTGTAACTGATACTGAAATCAGGAAATGCATTTTGTCTATACCCAAGGATAAAtcccctggacctgatgggtatacAAGTCAGTTTTATAAGGATGCCTGGGCAGTTGTGGGTTCTGACATATGCCATGCTGTGAAGGATTTTTTTGAACATGGCAAAATGCTGCAACAAATCAACTCTACCTCGAACTCTTATTCCCAAAATTGA